The Tripterygium wilfordii isolate XIE 37 chromosome 23, ASM1340144v1, whole genome shotgun sequence genomic sequence ATAATCTGTGCCTTTTCACTTGGGATCAACTGCACTGACCCATCACAACGACTGAAAACTAACCAACTGTAAATCTGAGATAAATCACCGGTAAATGGGAATATTTCTGTTCATTATAGTACATATCCTTTTTCGCAACAAAAGAAGATGCGCACGTAATATTAATGTAGGAAAGGAGAGATTGCAAGAAATGAAACAGAAATACAAAGTAGAAGCTGATTAGGGTATGgtatatcaacaaaatcaacCAGAAGCCCATCATTCTTTTCAGAAGTCGATATGAAATTGAACAATAGTTCAAAAATTAACTCTTGGATGAAATTAAGTGTGAAGGGCCATACCTTCGCAGGCTGCAAATTATCAGGGAGACTTAGGGAGCGGCACTGTGATGGTTCATTGATTTCTGCCAGTTTCCAGATCCTAGATTTTTCTACTGAGTCATCAGCACTTCTTGGCTTCAAATCGGCGAAACTTCGACCATCATTGTTCTGCGGAAAATCAAATGGAAGAATCTAAATAATAGGATgtataactaattaattaaatacgacaaaaaataataaaaagtagtCGAGATTCAAACAAGCCAAAATGCACTGACAATACTGATAATTACAAATAAAGTTCTATAATCGTCTTGATGACACACACCAGTGATAAAAACACTCACCACACCAACCACGGTTGCCACTGAAGCAGCTTGATCCCCAATGGTTGGTCCAGCAGTTACGTTGGCAGAACCAAATTTGCCTGTAGCAGAAGCCTGCATACAATTGTGTCAGACAAACTAATCTGCAAAACATAAAGCATTTTTAAAACCTTTACCTTCACAACAGCTGCAGAAGCAGCTCTAGAAGCATCAAAAGTGCGATTTTCCACTATTCGTAGAAGCCTTATCCCATCTGCATTGGCTAGAATTTTAACaccattttcttttgttgacaCTGCGAGCAGTATTCCATCCTTGTTGAATCTAATACAAGGGGAAGCCTGCAATTTCGTAAGAACAGGACTATTAGGCAGGTAAATGATAACAATTAGAAATAAGAAGAGTGATGATGCACATCTTATGATTACCGGGAGACCACCATCTGCATCAATGCTCATCAGTTGGTTATCATTGTCAATATCCCAGAATTTGATCATGGACTCATCACCAGCAGCCAAGAACCGATTCTTGGtagtatcaaattgcacaactccCACAGATCTCTTCCCAAGACCGATGTAAGTACGTTTAACAGCACCTTCACTTTCATTCCATTCCACCAAGTACGACTCACCTTCTTTATTTGTGCCACATGAGAATAACCTACAAGATGTCCATATGCAATAAATGTCAGTTGTGGTAACAGAAAATAGCAAATTTCCCATATAAAATAGAACATTATCAAGATGATAGTGTTAAAAAATGAGCAGACAAACCTTGTTCCATCAGCACTGTATGCCATTTTAGTATATGAATGACCCGGTGCATTATAGTCAACTCTCGAACCCGCGGTATCATACAACCAGGCCTTTATTTTTCCATCTAAAGCCGTAGAAAAGATAAACTGGGTGGGAAAAAATGGAGATAGATATTAGAAAATGCGTAACTGTATTGTAACAATTACgggaaacaaaaaggaaaaattgcAGGAGTAATACAGAAGGAATAGAAGGAATAAAATACTTTAAAGGTCCATAGAAGATGGAATAACattattctttttcttgattGTTCGATGGGATGGGGATTCCATTTGACCTAGAGGTGCTCCTCAATGGGCATGCACTGTGCTCAAGCACACAGACGGGGGCAAAGCCATGTACAGCTGAGGGGACCCCCctcaaaaatttttatttagtgCTAAGTACATAGTAATTATAAAAGAGACCcccctgaattttcaatttaggcGCCCCTCTTGCAAAAAATTATGATAAAATGATCAAAACAAAAAgacatgtgacaattattacttatcctattttataaacttttgatttttagtgttatttttcgtaCTTTCAAAGGTATAACTAATAgataatcccaaaaaaaattctgGGGTGTTGCCCCCGGACCCCCACTTAGCTTTGCCACCCTGACATAAAATCTAGTGTCCACTCCGCGACCCCCTCCTAGTATGTCCTGGCTTCGCCCTTGCACACAGTCAAAAATACAAGAGGGGAGGGAGAGTTGCTGGGTAGCCAAGGCTCCATCAaacccaatagaccagttaCAACGGCAGTAAATAACTGAGCCACTGGATTTTCTTTGCACGAAAATAGTCATAGAAATTGACTTTATCTCTGAGAGAAGTCAATAGTAACACTTCTAAAACTTTAACTTGGCCTCCACCCAGGAAAATTTAAAAGCGGGCTGGAATCAAGTACCTACTGACTCTAACAAGTGACAACCACTAACTGCTGGACAGTTTCAGAACTTGCCTGAAGTAACCTTTTCCATCCAATAACGGGGGCTCATTTTCTACAACCCATGTCAAACACATGTAACCAGCTTCTTCTGTCAGGACAACCTCTTGGTCCAATTATCCTTTATCAAAACAGATTTATTCTAGAAGAACTAAAAGCGGTACTTGTATAAACTGGACTATAATgttatgaggaaaaaaaaactcttagcTCATGAAGGACAAGAGATAGAAACGGAAAAATAAGTACAAATAACTCAAACCAAAAATTAGGCATTCGTTTCTTTGGAGGAGATTTCCATAATCTGCTCTTTTTCCCGTCCATTAGAGAAATGAGAGCCAGCCATAAAACAAAAGCTGGAACTACAATACAATTAGAAACCTCCACAAATTTGATGGTCAATTACCTGAATATTTTCCTTGTAATGTGGACATACAGAATAAACAATCGCTTCATGACCTTCAAACGTATATTGCTTAACACCTGTATCTGCATCCCACACCTGCATTATTTAAACTCTTTTAAATGTTATCCAATTCATGCAATCCCATAAACATAAATTCCATTTTCACCTTGATGGCCCTATCATCACCACAAGTGACAATGGACAGTTGCTTGTTCGGATATGAGAAAGCGAGATCATTAACGCTCCCGACATGAGCCTCGATCTAAAAACCAGAAAGTCATTTGAATAAGCACCATAAAATCAAAACCCTACATCGGAGaaatatggagagagagagagagagagagagagaataaactaAGTAAACGCAATTTTCAGGGACACAAACCTCCAGGGGATTATGCAGATCACCACCGTGGTAGCGGTATACATGAACAATGTGCTTAGAATATGCAACTCCTGAAACAAGAACAAGGGAGTTTCATGTCTATCAACAAGCCCAATTTTGTCTCTCAGCGCAAAGCACGACAATGTACAAACTGAGTACACCTCAACCCCcactaaaaaaataaaggaaatcattcaaaacaaaccaaaataaGTTCCATCAGGACTCCAGATCACTCGGTTAACAGATGCAGTATAATCATTGGCCAGGGATGCCtaccaaaaaatcaaaattgaagatTAACTAAACGTTTAAAACTCCAAGAACCATCAGATACTTATATAGTGTTAAAGAATCATGTTTTCAACTGAAAGCCAAACCTGAAGAACCATTGAGAGTTTTACTTGATCCCACACCTTAAAGTTTTTCTGAGCAATCTTTTCCTGGCTAACCAATTCCCATACCATGACATCACCCATGTTTGTTCCAACtgaaatcaaaactcaaaaataaGCATAGAAGGAAAAATAATAGTAGACATTTGGCATCCTAATTCTATTAAGTTCGAACTAAAAGTAAATTGACAACTGCACTTTATGTTCTTTCCGCAGGATAGGACTCACCAAGAAGTAAATTTGATTGCAATGGATGGAAATCCATACTCTTGACAGGCGAACCCTGATTTAAAGACATAACAACAGTCTTGGGCAGGTCATCAGAAGAGGAGCTTTGACCATGGCTGTGGCTGTGGCTGTGGCTGGCATAAGCAATGGGAAAAATGTTGACTGGCAGATTGTTGACCTGATAATCAAACTGTCGCATCCATTagaaaaaatcatgatttaaaatTTAGTTTGATGTGTGAGATGAACAATGGCCTGACAGTGGACTTTAACTAGCAGAATTTCACCGTGGTGAGAAAAAAACATGCACGTGAGCAGAGATAGGGGGTCAGAGTGTGTGCAACTTACTGGCCTcctgaaagaaaaggaaaaacctAAAGACTAGTGATTATTTCCAAGCTTTTCCCCCCATTAAAAGATAAGTTTTCCCCCACGCATACTTGTTTATAACTTCCATATATTGTACTATAaaaccaagaagaaaaaaaaagcccGAGGGATTTGGTTTATCTTAATTAGAGATTGACTGAGAAACAAGGAATTTGAAAACAAGCATGATATTATGTAATATTTTGAACCATTCAAGGTAGTTTAtcttccaaaaaaaagaaaagaaaatgctcTTTAATTTTCACAACTATTTGTATGCCTAAACTCCTATTTACGTAATTACTAAGTGACTAAATTTCCCTTTTTAGCCTAAACCAACAAAAGGATAACTAGCGGACTGAGTAAACTGAGTAATATAGTTATACTAGCACAAATGCATTGTTGGTGTTGAGTAGATCGTAATTACTTGTAATTTTTATACCTAAGATTACTAATGAACCACGTTCAAAACTCCACTAGAGTAGTTTTTTAATAAAAGCTTTGCCCCCACTTAACAAAATTCCTAAATCTGTCATTGTTACATGCACATGATATAGACATGCACATacagaacaaaaaaacacaGACAGACATAGAGAGTGAGACAGAGGGAGGGAGTCAGCCCTGTTCTTTTGCATCTACCCAGGAACAGCTAATGAGATTGGAGATTGTGTActtaatcaatatatataattaaaatcaGATTAGCAAAAGCTTCAAAGTTTATATGTTGTACTTGATCTCTTGATCTTTCCCTTAGTAAATTGTTTAAAAGTTCAAGTGTCTACCTCATCAGGTATTCCATAAGGTCTTGATCTCTTCAACATGTGTTCAGAGTCTGCCATTTGGTAATCCATAGCCAGGTTATTGGTAGGAGTCCTAGGGCGCTTCAATAGGGCTGCCATCAAGATAAAGGCATCCACAAAAGGcaaaagaataaattaaaaaaaaatatatctaaaAGTTCATAAACCAAGCCCAAGGAACTGAAAAGGGACTCGCAAAAAAGAATATTTGACACTAGAAAAATAAGGgggaaataaaaatcaaatgccaaCCAATGACCTATTGATCAAATCTTCATATGTCTCCAACTTCACGCAAATCTTATGCAAGTACATAAAatgcaaaacaaaattttaaattaacaaAACTGAAAATATATGGAAATTTCATATTCCCACCATTTTCAGATTCCCTATTCTGCATCAGAAAACCTAGTAATATATCATGTATAAATAtttccttatttgtttattcttcAATCCactccctttttcttttccattagCTTTTCAAGTAAGATCATCAATGCTCTACTTAAGCAACATAATAAGGCCAGTGAGGCTTCAATGACcttggtgatatttttttttttcactaacATTAAAATGTCAAAACCCTGAAAACACCGTCCCCGCATATTAGGCTGGGAGAAGGCTTCATACATCTTATTTGTTCCCGACCTCGGCTACTACGGGAGCCTTATGCACAGTCGTTGTTTAGCTAACATTAAAAAGTACAGGTTGTGCAAAACTTTGTTAGGCAAGCTCAGAAAATCTCTTTAAATTAGTTGTTCAAATCTACCTGCATTATTCGTTGCCGTCAGACCTATGGGCCCAACAGAGGCGCTAGGGTGAGGCACTGAAGATGGATTAGCCATCCATCCAGCAAGAGTTGTTGGAAGAGCAGCAGGTGCAGGCTGAAATGGCTGCAAACATGCCTAGCAATTGTCAAAAGATTTACCATTTCATAACTAGCTATAAACAGGGTAACTCTCTCCTTATCACTCACATTATGAGTACTAAGTGATGGAAAACCCCCTGCTGCCTTGGGGACAACACCCATCAAGGGATTTGTAACTGGGGACAGGGCCTGTGCACCATTCGGCTGTCCACAAATATGGTCCACAAATAGCGTCTTTATGTCGGGATTTGGCCTGGGGTTCTTACAAAGCTGATGCTGCCAATTTAAACTGCATTTCAACAataaagaacattaaataatatttaatacgCTAAGCAGGAAATCCAAGCACATGTCGAAAACGCAACAAAGGAAAGTATTTCTAAAGGACCTTTGGTTTATCAATGTTCGCAATCTGGAACTCTTCAATGTAGGATACTGAAGTTTATCACGGAATATAGGGCTTGCTTCAATCAACTTCTTCAGTTCAACAACCATTACAGCACGAGCTGACTTAGTATCTCCATACTTAGATAATTGTTCATTATCTCTATAAACCAGCGaacacccaaaaaaaacccattaGTTACTAAATCTAAGATAGGAATAAATCAACCAACACAAACGATAATAATCCATACCTAAAGTTGTCCAACGTCAATAGCTGCGTGATTtctttgaaaagctcctcattgAAAGCAGAAAACACTTTTAAGTCCTTGACTAAAATATCCACAGCTTTAGCCCGATCCTGTCTAAATATTTGACATTTTCCAAGCAAACTCATAATTCATAACCTCGTAAAACATGGCAGATAGACTACTGCAAATAATTACCATCAATGAAATAAGGGCACATACttgtccaaagcttcaaggtatTTCTGCTTTCTGATCTCAAAAAAGATCTTCATGGAATATCTGTTATCATCAACTTTAGTGAACCCAGATAGATACTTCTCCACCTGCTCCCATTCCCCATTTTTCACCAACTCCTCAAAATACCCGATATTGAAGAAAAAACCCGAGTCTTTCTCCAACCTAAGCAACCCAGAATTATGaataaaccaaaaataaaaactaatacaAACTGAAAGAAATGAGAATTAGAAAAACATAAGAAAAGGCACACATGTGAACAGTCTCTTTGAACTTCTCTTCatccagaaactgaagtatgaGGAACACGAGTTCTTTGCTGAGCGAGGTCATGATTAAAGCTCTATCTGCAAAATATTCCAACAAACACCGCTCATCACGATCTAAACTCTCACAGATCAATAATAAAACAACAAACCCCTCTAAATTTTACCATAAACACAACAATATGTAATAAAAGTGAAACTCAGTTATAGAGGAATGGAAATcaacaaaaacaccaaaatcATATCAATTATAAGCGAATGAACAAAATCGCAGGAAGAATTACAGAAGCAATTGAGTTCAGCACGTTATTACTTCTGCCTCTGTTTTGCTTTCAGAGATCTGTAAACTCCTTCCTTTCTCtcgctttctctctccttttttttatatattttctctcAGCTCTTCACGAAGGTATTTATAGAGGAGGGGGCTGCTAGGGATTTGAAGAGAGAGTGGGGAATCAGACAGGTTTATCTCGCGAGACGACAAAATACGATATCGATACGTTCGAAGTCAGTGATAAGTCGCATGATAAGCCCAAGTTCTTATCATAGATAAGTGGGAGGCGTTAATACTTGTCGTATTTGATAAGCACTCGGACTTCCCAGCGCGATTGAAATGTTAGATGCCGGCTTTTATTTCTCTCCTGGATTCGTGCGCTTTTCAGAGTAttcattattataattattggaATATCTATTTGTTTCGAATATGAACTCTACAATTCGTTTTaaattatagagtttacaatttgaatccaatggtttgaAAGTTATGTCACATAAcactacatttttgtttttttatttttaaaatttttctgaCTTTATCTCCACTATTAGATGACTCCAGAGAATTACGTAACCCTCAGATCCATTTCTTTATGTGGAGGAGAAGGTTAAATGAATATTATGCCTCAATATCACTTCAAACGTTGAATAAGTCAAATATCATTTTAATCTATAGACAAAATGTAACAATTTTAACATTTCTAGGAAGTAAAATTTTAGGTTGgattaaaaaaatgtcatgataatgttttcaaaaaaaaaagtagaatcatgtgaaaataaagaaatataattAAACTCTACATTATTACAATTTTTAGGGGATCTACCCGTGGGTGATCATTGTAATGGTCAGAAATCATCATCCTCATTTTTGTGATCCCACGACTCTTCGACAAGTATAATTTTTATAACTATTTCATCATCATGCTCCTCTACTACGATCTTTGACCCATCTCGACGTCGACCTCCCATCATCTCGACGTCGACCTCCCTATCATTTTGATATCAACTCTCGACCTCTTACGTTTTTGACGTCAGTCCCTATTGTCAGCCCTTTCAGACTAACCCGCCACTTTTACTACCTCGTATATCTTTAAGAGCAATCTCGATACTTGTGCCAACCTATACATCCTAGACATCTCTCCATCAAACCCATTGTGTGAGGGCTTACTTCTAACATGAGAAACCAACTCTTGCCCTGTCCCTTTCGTCAGACAGAGAAGTCAAACCTGGTACTGACACATCCCTATTGCAAATCGCTCTTCTCTCTGACAGTAACCTGGACCAAAGTCTCATGTAGCTAAAAGACACGTGTCCCTCTAAAGATGCGATAAAAGTCAAGATCCTTTCATAGTTGGAAgcatcttcttctccttcttgctTCTAGACCCCCTTATCTCTCAAGCTTGCAAGCAATTTGAAACGAGGATGGATCATCTTACATTAAACATTCATAGGCTATTACGATCttcataatatatttttttgtcatcaccatcattattaacttgatcgtcggaaaCCTTTTGGCTGGCTTTCCATTGATGTCCAAGGTTCTCGATTATCAACATTTGTTCATTCTGCAGATTGCTGGTGGCCTGCTATTGAACGTTCTTTGATTGTAGATCCAAACACCTAAAATCACTCTCTCCAATTGCATGTAAAACCAGGGATGGAGCCAGCATGTTCAAGGTattcttttcattgttttttcatgATGACAAAAAATATAAGTAAAGTAAAGTAGGAGTTAGCATAATTGttgatgttatatatatatatatatatatataaaagaattttAATACATATATTGAACAAGAATTGAAGGGTAGGGTAGTGATTAAAGTTTTGGAAATTGTGCCCTACACCCAAGTTCAAGTCCTACTATATCATTGGGGCTCATGGAGCCTTTGATTTTTTAAACACttactatttttatttatctcttttaaaaataacagtttttattttattaaaactataaaatgtatttaacgtttttttttgttaaaaccgAACGTTGCCTCGATTTGAGAAGTCGCGTCGTTCTGATTTTGTTGAAAAGACGCACTCATTCGAGTGTTATAAATAGAAGGACAAAATCTCTATGAGATATACAATTGAGAAAGACAGAGCAACAATTATTACAATTCTTGTGGTGTTCTTGTGAGTAAAGAATACTGATAGAAGTTCTGGGCTGTTTTATTCTGGGAACGACGTTGTTGTATACTGTTAGCACAAAATTCAGAGGCAAAGCCACGAAATCGTTTTAAAGAGAGCGACCTAGTTCGTGACTCAACCATCTTCTCAAATTTGATTTGGTTTGTTATCATTTGCAGATTTACGAGGTAATATCAATCTGTTTATTGGGTTACTGTTTCAACAATAATGCACTTCATGTTTTTCGTATTTatactatacatatatgtaaTATTGCACATCTCATTGTTGTGTATTATAAAAAACTATATCATGTACACGTACATTGTTAGATGAAATCAACGTGTAATTTTAATAATGTTACATTACAATTATCAATACAATCATGCGTAACTCCTAGCTTTTTGTTAATTAAATTTTACTATCACCATCAGTGGACATTCATTCATATTGATTGAAAATAAATTCTATCATATTTTACTTACTATATTAACCCtttgtaacttactagtttacttaAAAGGGAACAGATTTAGGGCTGATATTAACAAAAACGAGTAGACATTTTTTAAACCAAGAGTCatattatacaaatttgtcCTTTGAACATCCGACGTAGGCTTAAACTTAGGTAGTAAAGTTCTCGCATACAAAAATTTCACACCCAAAGACATAGCGAGTTGAGTCATAACTCAGCGCATGGTCACAAGGGTTATTGCTCCAAGTGATAATCGAACTTAAGACATTCTGAATCCATATGGTTTGATCACAGAGAAGTTCACCACTAACCTATCATCTTTACGAATAGATACacgatttaaaaaataaaagaaagaaagataagcGAGTACAATAATATCATACTCGAGCAAGTAAAGAAGAACCTAGTAGTAGTGCTGTGCTGTCCCAGAAATtccttatttttataatttttcttttgatttatttattcgcACGATAGAGACGTCTATTTTTGTATTAAATGGATAAAGTGAAGGGGGAGTTCCCAATCCACCTTAAATTTTATCTTCTCATAAAATATCGTATCGCGATATGATAAATTCCCAATTCCGCTTCCCAACTACCACAGTTTGTCAATTGATGGGGACGCAAGACAATTTAAATTTAtcttcattttatttctatatCTAGAAAGAAATATAAGATATATAATCAGGTGCGGATACTTCATATGAATTTGTGGTGTGCGGCTTTATGAGGACCAATAAGATCTCAAGAAATAGTCAAAAACAATATCTACTATTATTTTATCCCAAAACTTATCTTCCCAAAAAGACAAAATCTTTACTGGAATTTTAAGAATCCAATTTGTTATGGGTTCCACATTTATGGCAATAGAACATTGTATTTATCAAATCCAACAAGCATATAATCAGAATATTGTGTGGCAAAATTGGTAAGTAAATCATTACCAAAACCAACAAGTTTTGATTGGATCCTCTTTATTCTACTATTTCTAACTTTATGACCAATTAATGAATAAACTAAatagtgctatatatatatatataggaattctcctaatGATTCACACTACTTTATGACCAATTAATGATTTACCCTTTTGGTCTACATAGGAGAATATATATTAGTGTGTGTGTGGGGTAAGAATTGTCACATAAGGATTTAAAATGAAAGTATAAAGGATCACTTTTTACTGATGTGAAAGAGTCAgatgacactggtgctactgcTTTGGATCccacatttttttaaattaatggtATAAACATAgactcttattttacacccttatgtGAAAATTCCTGATACCCTTATGTGACAATTCCTGATAATGTAGATAAGTAAAATGACACGTGAGACTCCCTATTTTGAGTCTCACATATTCCTAATCAATAGGGAATATAAAAATCCACGTTTTAAGTAGAGTTTTTGTCAAACTCCAGATTCgtgtcttttcttctttctataaCTAAAGGAAAACAAACGAAAAATCTTCGGGGACCAATTCATATCCTGTATCGTGGACCTGGAAACTGGcaaaatacatataaacataccaAAAACATAAGGTTGAAATATTGAATGCGACAGAATTTGCTTTTGTCACAGGAAGTTGCAAGGAAACTTTCCTGCTTTCACTTTCATCTTTTTCGTTTTCCATGTGCATTACAATCAACATCAGTAGGTCGGTCAAGTTATTCCCAACGgattcaaaacttcaaatatcTGCAATAGTTGCAACGTCTTCATGCATTAATATCATCTACAGAGAAGTATGCACATACCTGACTCCACTTTTCGGGGAAGGTTGTTTCCACAGAAGAGCAAAAGTGGAACTAAATTAAGTAATGCTGTACTAAATCTAATGATTTCCTTCCTATAACTTTCCGGGGCAGGACACAAAACCTTTGTTTACAGTGTCCGTAAGCAGCCCCCAGGTAGAAGGAACCTAAACTTATCTGCATTTTCTATCAAATATGCGGGGAACTGCAGAAGAAGAACTGGGTATTGTTCTCATCTTCTTAATCAGTGCCTTGAAGGTCTATTCTTCAGGTAGCATGTCAAAAAGATCATCTCCACGACAAATGCGTTTTTGTATTCTGGAAATAGTTTAGAAACTCCATTTTACCAACACGGTCAGCATGGCTGTAACCAGTAATCTTAAACACGAATTCTTGAAGATGGCGAAAGCAAAAGCTACAATGCCAGCCTGTATCAGACAAGATCACATCAGTTTGACGTGAATGCCTATACCTTGTCCAAGGGTTATAGATATGGATCGAGGCCCTCCAGCTGCTGTAATCCACAGTGTCGGCCATAACGAGTAAGTGTCCAGCTGAAATCGCAGCCAGGTGAAGCAATCCATTCATAGCAGCCCGCTGCTCTGACTCAAGTACGAATGGGTCTTCAAGCGAATCAAGGGTTGCAACTGAAGCTCACGCCACCTTATCTCAAGCACCCAGCTCATTGCTGAAGATGATGCCATCAAAGACATGACGTGGTTGGGAGAGCGTAGACCAACCATGGAGGCAGTAAAGATGTTCCATTGAAACATTCTCTGCAAAATAATGAGGTAGGTGATTGAATGGTGGAGGGGGCTTGTCCTAAAGTGGGtggaaaaaatatgaaatttacTTACATGAGTAAAGGTTCCAATGAGACAAATTGGTATTAGTATAAGAAGAATGATGACAAGAAGTCTAGGAGGAGCTCTTTAGATGACAGGTGAATAGTTTGTGGTGCCATACTTCAAAGGTGTAATATCAACATCATCTACCAACATGTTTTCCCCCAATCAACTCGCCAAGAGATCAGACTCTATATATCTCAATCATCTGCATAAAGATCGCCAGGGAATTAAAAACTAGAATAACAAGTAAATGAAATTTGATAGATCAAATCAAAAGGCAAGTTAAAAAGCCATAAAAGCAAATTGCAGAGGGACGCTTAGTGTGAAACCTTAAGTATATGTACAAGatacagataaaaaaaataaaaaattagaacTACACGAAATTCTTATCTTCACAAAATACCAATGCAGTAGCTGATATCTTGCATGCCATAAGAAGTCTCTATGGACACATCTAAAGCATTTACATGACTTGCAAGTCTACATTTGAAAATGTAACTAGCTACCAAAAAGACTTGACACAAAAGCTTCTTTATCGTAGATCATTACAGAATTACACAAGAATGATAAAGTAGAAATGAGAACTAAATCTACATCCTGGTGGGGAACACATATTGGTATCAGAATACCGTTAGTAATTTAGAAAAGATAATGAACTCAATTGCTTTGAAAGCATGCCTAGGAGTTGCATACGCACTTTACTAAAAGAGAAAGCTAATCTTTTCTATACAAGACAAATATACTTAATTTTCTATTAAAGACaaatgaatgctcaatta encodes the following:
- the LOC119993542 gene encoding topless-related protein 4-like isoform X3 — protein: MTSLSKELVFLILQFLDEEKFKETVHMLEKDSGFFFNIGYFEELVKNGEWEQVEKYLSGFTKVDDNRYSMKIFFEIRKQKYLEALDKQDRAKAVDILVKDLKVFSAFNEELFKEITQLLTLDNFRDNEQLSKYGDTKSARAVMVVELKKLIEASPIFRDKLQYPTLKSSRLRTLINQSLNWQHQLCKNPRPNPDIKTLFVDHICGQPNGAQALSPVTNPLMGVVPKAAGGFPSLSTHNPFQPAPAALPTTLAGWMANPSSVPHPSASVGPIGLTATNNAALLKRPRTPTNNLAMDYQMADSEHMLKRSRPYGIPDEVNNLPVNIFPIAYASHSHSHSHGQSSSSDDLPKTVVMSLNQGSPVKSMDFHPLQSNLLLVGTNMGDVMVWELVSQEKIAQKNFKVWDQVKLSMVLQASLANDYTASVNRVIWSPDGTYFGVAYSKHIVHVYRYHGGDLHNPLEIEAHVGSVNDLAFSYPNKQLSIVTCGDDRAIKVWDADTGVKQYTFEGHEAIVYSVCPHYKENIQFIFSTALDGKIKAWLYDTAGSRVDYNAPGHSYTKMAYSADGTRLFSCGTNKEGESYLVEWNESEGAVKRTYIGLGKRSVGVVQFDTTKNRFLAAGDESMIKFWDIDNDNQLMSIDADGGLPASPCIRFNKDGILLAVSTKENGVKILANADGIRLLRIVENRTFDASRAASAAVVKASATGKFGSANVTAGPTIGDQAASVATVVGVNNDGRSFADLKPRSADDSVEKSRIWKLAEINEPSQCRSLSLPDNLQPAKVCRLIYTNSGVAILALASNGMHKLWKWQKNDQMVKATASIVAQLWQPASGILMTNDLPSPNLLSEDVSCFALSKNDSYVMSASGGKISLFNMRTFKTMTTFMSAPPAATFLAFHPQDNNIIAIGMEDSSIQIYNVRVDEVKTKLKGHQRMITGLAFSDLLNVLVSSGADNQLCVWSTDAWEKQTSVFLQLPTGRHTNPHADTRVQFHNDQIHLLAVHETQIALFEAPKLGCLKQWFPREASGPISHATYSCDSQSIYVCFKDGSIGALTASTLRLRCRISAAAYLPSTLKAYPVVIAAHPSDPNQFALGLSDGAVHVLEPLEAEGKWGTAPPIENGAGPNTTPGTAGPEQAQR
- the LOC119993542 gene encoding topless-related protein 4-like isoform X4 codes for the protein MTSLSKELVFLILQFLDEEKFKETVHMLEKDSGFFFNIGYFEELVKNGEWEQVEKYLSGFTKVDDNRYSMKIFFEIRKQKYLEALDKQDRAKAVDILVKDLKVFSAFNEELFKEITQLLTLDNFRDNEQLSKYGDTKSARAVMVVELKKLIEASPIFRDKLQYPTLKSSRLRTLINQSLNWQHQLCKNPRPNPDIKTLFVDHICGQPNGAQALSPVTNPLMGVVPKAAGGFPSLSTHNPFQPAPAALPTTLAGWMANPSSVPHPSASVGPIGLTATNNAALLKRPRTPTNNLAMDYQMADSEHMLKRSRPYGIPDEFDYQVNNLPVNIFPIAYASHSHSHSHGQSSSSDDLPKTVVMSLNQGSPVKSMDFHPLQSNLLLVGTNMGDVMVWELVSQEKIAQKNFKASLANDYTASVNRVIWSPDGTYFGVAYSKHIVHVYRYHGGDLHNPLEIEAHVGSVNDLAFSYPNKQLSIVTCGDDRAIKVWDADTGVKQYTFEGHEAIVYSVCPHYKENIQFIFSTALDGKIKAWLYDTAGSRVDYNAPGHSYTKMAYSADGTRLFSCGTNKEGESYLVEWNESEGAVKRTYIGLGKRSVGVVQFDTTKNRFLAAGDESMIKFWDIDNDNQLMSIDADGGLPASPCIRFNKDGILLAVSTKENGVKILANADGIRLLRIVENRTFDASRAASAAVVKASATGKFGSANVTAGPTIGDQAASVATVVGVNNDGRSFADLKPRSADDSVEKSRIWKLAEINEPSQCRSLSLPDNLQPAKVCRLIYTNSGVAILALASNGMHKLWKWQKNDQMVKATASIVAQLWQPASGILMTNDLPSPNLLSEDVSCFALSKNDSYVMSASGGKISLFNMRTFKTMTTFMSAPPAATFLAFHPQDNNIIAIGMEDSSIQIYNVRVDEVKTKLKGHQRMITGLAFSDLLNVLVSSGADNQLCVWSTDAWEKQTSVFLQLPTGRHTNPHADTRVQFHNDQIHLLAVHETQIALFEAPKLGCLKQWFPREASGPISHATYSCDSQSIYVCFKDGSIGALTASTLRLRCRISAAAYLPSTLKAYPVVIAAHPSDPNQFALGLSDGAVHVLEPLEAEGKWGTAPPIENGAGPNTTPGTAGPEQAQR